The DNA segment TTGACCATATTGATGGCCGGCTTGATCAGATGGATGGCCGGCTTAATAATTTGGAAATGACGACACGGGAAATGAATCAGCGTCTTGATAGGATGGAAGAGTCCTATAAGGAGCTCACTGACACTTTGGATAAATTCCTAAAACGCCTTACCGATAGGGAAGAGGAGATGATTTTGATGAAAGAGGAGTTGAAGCAGATAAAGAAAGCTTTGAAAGAAAGGTTTGACATTGATATTGGGATTTTG comes from the bacterium genome and includes:
- a CDS encoding DUF4164 family protein, coding for MKKKDKNITTIEGLGKDVKKLAVTIDDMAKAVNKGFTAVQKQINGMDGRLDQIDGRLDHMDSRLDHIDGRLDQMDGRLNNLEMTTREMNQRLDRMEESYKELTDTLDKFLKRLTDREEEMILMKEELKQIKKALKERFDIDIGILK